One Paenibacillus riograndensis SBR5 DNA segment encodes these proteins:
- a CDS encoding cache domain-containing sensor histidine kinase: protein MLSAFIKPIVRLSVKQQLILLFLIMISPILILNSYGNYKAEEILKRHVTNAYVELNKQNFAIINRDIDTVNKITTTVIQNPVLQQLHVSGSEPVMERVERYETIEKLLGSYSQGAGRGDGIYYSLYVYDPDNYYFFAPNFPQVKKAGVYFFSTGEKPYWFDQVVQQKGRGYLMFAEKLSPQAENLKTLTYVRAVNSIYRGAGTIGVLVVTKMESKIGESLKSISLPEGEIYLTDMNNQVLASTTNATGEVIELPEGAETGDPEGTEDIITDDFIYVVNNNHAFAQKLVYKVPVKALLQQQKEMKRVIQYITVAYALFGLIIITYFWRSLMTPLQKLAFFVRKYEPGNRVPETPQRGTNDEVSVLIASTYDMARRLNSLIMYKYQMELKQKESQLQLLYQQINPHLLYNTLESIYWKSSLEGNVESAEMIKELSKLMKISLSRGRELITLEEELEHASAYIKLQQHRYDYVFTVIWNIAPETKTNLIPKITLQPLIENAIIHGVKNMAEDGEILITSVLQEDTILITIADNGYKPVDCRAIEQILNDESTSPAGGYGIRNINQRVHLHFGSQYGISYAPRQGGGTVVTVKLPKSENQQ, encoded by the coding sequence ATGTTGTCTGCTTTTATCAAGCCCATCGTCAGACTGAGCGTCAAGCAGCAGCTGATTCTGCTGTTTCTGATAATGATCTCGCCCATACTGATCCTGAACAGCTATGGCAACTACAAAGCGGAGGAAATTCTGAAGCGCCATGTCACCAATGCCTATGTGGAGTTGAACAAGCAGAACTTTGCGATTATCAATCGAGACATTGATACAGTGAACAAGATTACCACCACCGTGATTCAGAATCCGGTTCTGCAGCAGCTGCATGTCAGCGGCAGCGAGCCTGTGATGGAGCGGGTGGAACGTTATGAAACCATAGAAAAACTGCTGGGCAGCTACTCGCAGGGTGCCGGACGGGGCGACGGGATTTATTACTCGCTGTATGTGTACGACCCGGACAATTATTATTTTTTTGCTCCCAATTTTCCGCAGGTGAAGAAGGCGGGCGTGTATTTTTTCTCCACAGGTGAGAAGCCCTACTGGTTTGACCAGGTCGTGCAGCAGAAGGGGAGGGGATATTTAATGTTCGCAGAGAAGCTTAGCCCGCAGGCCGAGAATCTCAAGACACTGACTTACGTCCGGGCGGTCAACAGCATTTACAGGGGGGCAGGAACCATCGGCGTGCTGGTGGTCACCAAGATGGAGTCCAAAATCGGCGAGTCGCTGAAATCCATTTCCCTGCCGGAAGGCGAGATCTATTTGACCGATATGAACAACCAGGTGCTGGCTTCGACCACCAATGCGACTGGAGAGGTTATTGAACTGCCGGAGGGGGCTGAGACCGGTGATCCCGAAGGAACCGAGGACATTATCACGGATGACTTCATCTATGTTGTGAACAACAACCATGCGTTTGCCCAGAAGCTGGTCTACAAGGTCCCGGTCAAAGCGCTGCTCCAGCAGCAGAAGGAAATGAAGCGGGTGATTCAATACATAACGGTTGCTTACGCGCTCTTCGGGCTGATTATTATTACTTATTTCTGGCGTTCGCTCATGACTCCACTGCAGAAGCTGGCTTTTTTTGTGCGCAAATATGAGCCGGGCAACCGTGTTCCCGAGACCCCGCAGAGAGGGACCAATGATGAAGTCAGTGTACTGATCGCTTCTACTTACGATATGGCCCGCAGGCTGAATAGTCTTATCATGTATAAATACCAGATGGAGCTGAAGCAGAAGGAATCCCAGCTGCAGCTGCTTTATCAGCAGATCAATCCGCATCTGCTCTATAACACGCTGGAGAGCATTTATTGGAAAAGCTCGCTGGAAGGCAATGTCGAATCCGCGGAAATGATCAAGGAACTATCGAAGCTGATGAAGATCAGCTTAAGCCGGGGCCGGGAGCTGATTACGCTGGAGGAGGAGCTGGAGCATGCCAGTGCCTATATCAAGCTGCAGCAGCACCGGTATGACTACGTATTCACGGTCATCTGGAACATTGCCCCGGAGACCAAAACGAATCTCATTCCCAAGATCACCCTCCAGCCCCTGATCGAAAATGCCATCATCCATGGTGTCAAAAATATGGCTGAGGACGGGGAAATCCTGATCACTTCGGTTCTTCAGGAGGACACAATTCTGATTACCATAGCGGATAACGGCTACAAGCCGGTGGATTGCAGGGCCATTGAGCAGATCTTAAATGATGAGAGCACGAGTCCGGCCGGCGGCTACGGCATCCGCAATATCAATCAGCGGGTCCACTTGCATTTTGGCTCCCAATATGGAATCAGCTACGCACCCCGCCAGGGTGGAGGGACAGTCGTCACGGTTAAACTTCCCAAGTCGGAGAATCAACAATAG
- the nirD gene encoding nitrite reductase small subunit NirD — protein sequence MKTATQEYAVGKTQDFLLQIGRVVVAGGVELAIFRTSDGEIHAIENRSPHPKGGPLAEGIVSGSYLYDPLYDWKIDLRSGEVQAPDHGKVKVYPVELDGDRVKVCL from the coding sequence ATGAAAACTGCGACACAAGAATATGCTGTAGGCAAGACGCAGGACTTCCTGCTGCAGATTGGGCGGGTTGTCGTTGCAGGCGGGGTGGAGCTGGCAATATTCCGCACCTCTGACGGAGAGATTCATGCCATAGAGAACCGCAGTCCGCATCCAAAAGGCGGTCCGCTGGCTGAGGGTATCGTCTCCGGCAGCTATCTGTATGATCCGCTGTATGACTGGAAGATCGATCTGCGCAGCGGCGAAGTGCAGGCCCCGGATCACGGCAAGGTGAAGGTATACCCGGTAGAGCTGGACGGAGATCGTGTAAAGGTCTGCTTGTAG
- a CDS encoding glycoside hydrolase family 65 protein, whose amino-acid sequence MAKVADKYLKVDPWAVIEEGFDPLRNRTSESIFSVGNEYMGVRGYAEEGYSGDSLPGSYFNGLHEQLEIGNHYKGMIRSLRYMVNAVDWLHTRLTVEGEQLDLAHSRISDYSRRLDFRTGTYSRQFIWLLGSGKKLKLTFTRLVSMTDSHLGLQQVVFEPLNFSGAVEVCTGLDFGSIHEERGQSMWRSLRSGVQGGVTAIMASTLNTGNKLFSGFVLQSSQELQPAKVERDRFIGQAFRLQLTQGTKDSYTKLAVHCRDHEAPLHEDALWTKGLELAAAASKRNDAEVFADQSAYWSGIWETSDIRIEGDPENQQGIRFCIFQLYQTYHGDHPGYNIGAKGLTGEAYRGLAFWDTESYCLPFYMFNNPKAAKNLLEFRYKTLPEAVDRAKEVDCEGACYPIATIDGTESCDLWQHSNLQLHVGTAVSYGIWHYVKNTGDRDFLYSKGAEMLIQISRFYATRGQWGQRSGEYGYFGVMGPDEFQLMVNNNCYINFMAKKMFEFTLETLAGMEVQVPDAYAELIRKTGLRAEELTDWSSKAEHMRIPLDPDSGVYEEHDGYFELPHIDIHSIPVTDFPLYSNWSYDRLYRYDMIKQPDVLMFMFLYNGEFSREAKRANYEYYEPRCIHESSLSPSIHSILACEIGKEEEAYQFFEFATRLDLDNYNRNTREGLHTTSIAAAWMNIVYGFGGMRSDGERLSFRPTLPQRWTSYSFQVMYEGVLLGITVDSERVRFKALRGGTASILVYGQQIMVDAAGTVLPLGEGMLA is encoded by the coding sequence ATGGCAAAAGTAGCAGACAAATATCTGAAGGTTGATCCCTGGGCGGTTATCGAGGAAGGCTTCGATCCATTGCGGAACCGGACCTCGGAGTCGATTTTTTCGGTAGGCAACGAGTATATGGGAGTGCGCGGCTATGCCGAGGAGGGCTACAGCGGTGATTCCCTGCCGGGCAGCTACTTCAATGGCCTTCATGAGCAGTTGGAGATCGGCAATCATTACAAGGGAATGATCCGTTCGCTGCGCTACATGGTAAATGCGGTGGACTGGCTGCATACGCGCCTTACGGTAGAGGGGGAGCAGCTGGATCTGGCCCACAGCCGGATATCGGATTACAGCCGCAGGCTGGATTTCCGCACAGGCACCTATAGCCGCCAATTCATTTGGCTGCTGGGGAGCGGCAAGAAGCTGAAGCTCACGTTTACACGGCTGGTCAGCATGACGGATTCCCATCTGGGCCTGCAGCAGGTTGTGTTCGAGCCGCTGAATTTCTCAGGAGCTGTGGAGGTATGCACCGGACTTGATTTTGGCAGCATCCATGAGGAACGCGGACAGAGCATGTGGAGAAGTCTGCGCAGCGGCGTACAAGGCGGTGTTACCGCCATTATGGCGAGCACCTTGAACACAGGCAATAAGCTGTTTTCCGGTTTTGTTCTGCAATCCTCCCAGGAGCTGCAGCCCGCAAAGGTAGAACGCGACCGTTTTATCGGGCAGGCCTTTAGGCTGCAATTAACCCAAGGCACAAAAGATTCTTATACAAAGCTTGCTGTCCATTGCCGGGATCATGAGGCTCCCCTTCATGAGGATGCGCTCTGGACTAAAGGGCTGGAGCTGGCGGCAGCTGCCTCCAAACGCAATGATGCTGAGGTGTTCGCGGATCAATCCGCCTATTGGAGCGGAATATGGGAGACGAGCGACATCCGTATTGAAGGTGATCCCGAGAATCAGCAGGGCATCCGTTTCTGTATTTTTCAGCTCTATCAGACATATCATGGCGATCATCCCGGCTATAATATCGGAGCCAAAGGGCTGACAGGTGAAGCCTACCGGGGGCTGGCTTTCTGGGACACGGAATCATATTGTCTGCCGTTCTATATGTTCAACAACCCCAAAGCGGCTAAAAACCTGCTGGAATTCCGCTACAAAACGCTGCCGGAGGCGGTGGACCGCGCGAAGGAGGTGGACTGCGAGGGGGCTTGCTACCCGATTGCCACGATAGACGGAACCGAAAGCTGCGACCTGTGGCAGCACTCCAACCTCCAGCTTCATGTCGGCACGGCGGTCTCCTACGGCATCTGGCACTATGTGAAGAACACAGGCGACAGGGATTTCCTGTACAGCAAAGGTGCTGAGATGCTGATTCAGATCAGCCGTTTCTACGCCACCCGCGGACAGTGGGGGCAGCGCAGCGGGGAATATGGTTATTTTGGCGTGATGGGTCCTGACGAATTCCAGCTGATGGTGAATAATAACTGCTACATTAATTTTATGGCGAAGAAGATGTTCGAGTTTACGCTGGAGACGCTTGCCGGGATGGAGGTACAGGTGCCGGATGCCTACGCTGAACTTATCAGGAAGACAGGGCTCCGGGCAGAAGAATTAACCGATTGGAGCAGCAAGGCGGAGCATATGCGGATACCGCTTGACCCGGACAGCGGGGTGTACGAGGAGCATGACGGTTATTTTGAGCTGCCGCACATCGATATTCATTCCATACCTGTGACGGATTTCCCGCTGTATTCCAACTGGTCCTACGACCGGCTGTACCGCTATGACATGATCAAGCAGCCCGATGTGCTGATGTTTATGTTCTTATATAATGGAGAATTCTCCAGGGAAGCCAAACGGGCCAATTACGAATATTACGAGCCGAGATGCATTCATGAATCCTCGCTTTCACCGTCGATCCACTCTATTCTGGCCTGTGAGATCGGCAAAGAAGAGGAGGCTTATCAATTTTTCGAGTTCGCGACCCGGCTTGATCTGGACAATTACAACCGGAACACCCGCGAAGGCCTGCATACCACATCGATTGCTGCGGCCTGGATGAATATTGTGTACGGCTTCGGAGGCATGCGTTCAGACGGCGAACGTCTCTCCTTCCGTCCGACGCTGCCGCAGCGCTGGACCTCTTACAGCTTCCAGGTGATGTATGAAGGGGTGCTGCTGGGCATTACAGTGGACAGTGAGCGTGTAAGGTTCAAAGCTCTACGAGGCGGAACAGCCAGCATTCTGGTATATGGACAGCAGATTATGGTGGATGCCGCAGGCACAGTGCTTCCGCTGGGCGAAGGGATGCTGGCATGA
- a CDS encoding glycosyl hydrolase family 65 protein, which translates to MMSWTVRDSSFDKARIITNGNKYMTGNGYMGYRGTLEEFGRNQLAAVTLAGVYDQAGERWREPVNAPNGLYTALVCNGQRLSVLETEPLDHKQELDIRSAVHRRETVYRIPEGGELIYTAERFASMAELHVLASRQTVKCTADCRITIETGIDSEVWDINGPHLQDKQEIFKNGVLLTSAVTGELQLPVAVAELSVFGFGGLKLSKAGALRKVTFDAKAGEIYEWFKYAAVYTGLDMEGAPEELAEQAVQAAAEKGYRELLQAHRRVWEERWSRCDCLIEGDAAAQLALRYSMYQLMIIAPTASEKVSIPARGLSGQVYKGAVFWDTEMFMLPFFLHSDPGVARNLMMYRIHTLDGARRKAAEYGYLGAFYAWESQDSGDDACTLFNVNDVFTGRPMRTYFRDKQVHISADVVHGIWQYIQFTGDDSLLLDGGAEVIWECARFFYSYAYYNPVKERYEILDVTGPDEYHERVNNNAFTNALVKETLEIALRSAELLESRYPEAYRELHREFTGGPFLTEFQTLLEGLYLPRPDPDTLLIEQFDRYFQLEEVTLPELRSRVINKNEYWGGGNGLATTTRILKQADVVLMLNLFKSAFTKEVKQANWEFYEPRTEHGSSLSPCIYALVAAEIGSPDWGYPYFMRTATVDLTGESKQYVGDLYIGGTHPAANGGAWMAAVLGFAGVQFDGAAVCLKPALPKHWQSVELPITLRGGQYRLRVTRDEIVITAAAGNREALAFAGFGGPAELCGPGAELRLRMAESAAAEN; encoded by the coding sequence ATGATGAGCTGGACCGTTCGCGATTCAAGTTTTGACAAGGCCCGGATCATAACCAACGGCAACAAATACATGACGGGAAATGGCTATATGGGCTATCGCGGCACCCTGGAGGAGTTCGGCAGGAATCAACTGGCTGCGGTGACGCTCGCGGGGGTGTACGATCAGGCCGGAGAGCGGTGGCGGGAGCCGGTTAATGCTCCTAACGGGTTGTACACGGCATTGGTCTGCAACGGGCAGCGCCTCAGTGTTCTGGAGACTGAACCACTGGATCACAAGCAGGAGCTTGATATTCGCAGTGCGGTTCACCGGAGAGAGACGGTTTACCGCATCCCGGAGGGCGGCGAGCTGATCTACACGGCTGAACGTTTTGCCAGTATGGCTGAGCTGCATGTGCTGGCCAGCAGGCAGACTGTGAAGTGTACAGCGGACTGCCGGATCACGATTGAGACGGGCATCGACAGTGAAGTGTGGGATATTAACGGCCCCCATCTGCAGGATAAGCAGGAAATATTCAAGAATGGGGTGCTGCTGACTTCTGCGGTCACGGGGGAGCTGCAGCTCCCGGTTGCTGTAGCTGAACTGTCAGTGTTCGGATTTGGCGGGCTGAAGCTCTCCAAGGCGGGAGCCCTGCGGAAGGTTACTTTTGATGCCAAGGCTGGAGAGATCTATGAATGGTTCAAATATGCAGCTGTATATACCGGTCTGGACATGGAAGGTGCTCCAGAGGAATTGGCAGAGCAAGCGGTTCAGGCAGCGGCAGAGAAAGGATACCGGGAACTGCTGCAGGCTCACCGCAGAGTGTGGGAGGAACGCTGGTCCCGCTGCGATTGCCTCATTGAAGGTGACGCTGCCGCACAGTTAGCGCTCAGATACAGCATGTATCAGCTGATGATTATCGCGCCTACGGCGTCGGAGAAGGTATCCATCCCGGCACGGGGCTTATCCGGCCAGGTCTACAAAGGCGCGGTATTCTGGGATACAGAAATGTTCATGCTGCCTTTTTTTCTGCACAGCGATCCCGGAGTTGCCCGCAATCTGATGATGTACCGGATTCACACGCTGGATGGCGCGCGGCGCAAAGCGGCTGAATACGGATATCTTGGGGCGTTCTATGCCTGGGAGAGTCAGGATTCGGGCGATGATGCCTGCACTCTTTTCAATGTGAATGATGTCTTTACGGGCCGCCCTATGCGGACGTATTTCCGTGATAAGCAGGTCCATATCAGTGCGGATGTGGTGCATGGAATTTGGCAGTACATTCAGTTTACAGGTGACGACAGCCTGCTGCTGGACGGCGGGGCCGAGGTTATTTGGGAATGTGCGCGGTTCTTCTATTCCTATGCCTATTATAATCCGGTAAAAGAGCGCTATGAGATTCTGGATGTTACCGGTCCGGATGAATATCACGAGCGCGTGAACAATAACGCTTTTACCAATGCCTTGGTGAAAGAAACCCTGGAAATTGCCCTGCGCAGTGCAGAATTGCTGGAGAGCAGGTACCCGGAAGCTTACCGCGAATTGCATAGGGAATTTACAGGTGGCCCGTTCCTGACAGAATTCCAGACGCTGCTGGAGGGGCTGTATCTTCCCCGGCCGGACCCGGATACGCTCCTGATTGAACAATTTGACCGTTATTTCCAGCTCGAAGAGGTCACTTTGCCGGAGCTGAGGTCACGGGTGATTAACAAAAACGAATATTGGGGCGGCGGCAACGGGCTCGCCACCACCACCAGAATCCTGAAGCAGGCGGATGTTGTGCTGATGCTGAACCTGTTCAAATCAGCTTTTACTAAGGAAGTGAAGCAGGCGAACTGGGAGTTCTATGAACCGCGCACCGAGCATGGCTCCAGCCTTAGCCCATGCATCTACGCGCTGGTGGCGGCTGAGATCGGCTCGCCGGATTGGGGTTATCCATATTTTATGCGGACGGCTACAGTTGATCTTACCGGTGAATCGAAGCAATATGTGGGGGATCTCTATATCGGAGGCACGCATCCGGCAGCGAATGGCGGGGCGTGGATGGCCGCGGTGCTTGGCTTCGCGGGGGTGCAGTTCGACGGAGCTGCCGTCTGCCTGAAGCCGGCGCTGCCCAAGCATTGGCAGTCGGTCGAACTGCCGATTACGCTGCGCGGAGGTCAGTACAGGCTGCGTGTCACTCGTGATGAAATCGTGATTACAGCGGCAGCGGGCAACCGTGAGGCTTTGGCTTTTGCCGGATTCGGCGGCCCGGCTGAGCTGTGCGGACCGGGTGCAGAGCTGCGGCTGCGCATGGCGGAGTCGGCAGCGGCAGAAAATTGA
- a CDS encoding alpha/beta hydrolase, producing MKTMLLWPEGAPGALGTSDEDCPAITPYLVEGDKNAAVLVCPGGGYGMRADHEGGPVAEWLNTLGISAFVLRYRVAPYGYPHALRDAQRALRTIRYRAEEYGIDPDRLGILGFSAGGHLASAAGVLFDAGDEEASEPLERKSSRPDLLILCYPVISMAEGVTHQGSKENQLGTDPDPELVKRLSSELQVTAATPPAFLWHTSDDGAVPVENSLQFAAALSRHRIPFDLHVYAHGQHGLGLADGEPHTRSWTEACASWLALNGYTK from the coding sequence ATGAAGACAATGTTGTTATGGCCGGAAGGGGCGCCTGGCGCACTGGGAACAAGCGATGAGGATTGCCCGGCGATTACGCCTTATCTGGTGGAAGGTGACAAGAACGCCGCTGTGCTTGTCTGTCCGGGCGGCGGGTATGGCATGCGTGCAGACCACGAAGGAGGACCGGTGGCTGAATGGCTGAATACACTGGGAATCTCGGCTTTTGTGCTGCGATACCGCGTAGCGCCTTATGGATACCCCCATGCGCTGCGGGATGCTCAGCGTGCGCTCCGCACGATCCGTTACCGCGCTGAAGAGTATGGGATAGATCCTGACAGACTGGGAATCCTGGGATTTTCGGCAGGCGGACATTTAGCTTCTGCTGCCGGTGTTCTGTTCGATGCGGGTGATGAAGAAGCTTCAGAGCCTTTGGAACGGAAGTCCTCACGTCCGGATTTGTTGATTCTATGTTATCCGGTAATATCCATGGCTGAAGGAGTGACCCATCAGGGTTCCAAGGAGAATCAGCTGGGGACAGACCCCGATCCGGAGCTGGTGAAGCGTCTCAGCAGCGAGCTTCAGGTTACGGCAGCTACCCCGCCTGCCTTCCTGTGGCATACTTCGGATGACGGAGCGGTGCCTGTGGAGAACAGCCTGCAATTTGCTGCTGCGTTAAGCCGTCACCGCATTCCGTTTGATCTTCACGTGTATGCTCATGGCCAGCATGGGCTTGGCCTGGCCGACGGGGAGCCGCACACCCGGAGCTGGACTGAGGCCTGCGCTTCCTGGCTGGCGTTGAACGGCTACACGAAGTAG
- a CDS encoding Crp/Fnr family transcriptional regulator — MIKEHYNVIEAHGNTNCFSEQNFNRLLVTMKERMVPEGSHLFWEGDYSDKLFYIKRGRVKLTKSTDEGKELILYMYQAGDMVGQADPFFSTKHSFTAEVIEESEVGVIEQKDLEILICQHCDFAIDFMKWMGIHHRLTQTKFRDLMMYGKPGALCSTLIRLGNTYGEKSGDSILINKKITHTDLSNMIGATRESVNRMLSDLRKKDAVEYENGMIVIKDLSMLQDICHCELCPNEICRI; from the coding sequence ATGATAAAGGAACATTATAATGTTATCGAAGCCCACGGAAATACAAACTGTTTCTCCGAACAGAACTTTAACCGGCTTCTGGTCACAATGAAAGAGCGTATGGTGCCGGAGGGCTCTCACCTGTTTTGGGAGGGCGACTACTCGGATAAATTGTTTTATATCAAACGTGGACGTGTGAAATTAACCAAATCTACCGACGAAGGCAAGGAACTCATTCTGTATATGTATCAGGCAGGCGACATGGTAGGTCAGGCAGACCCGTTCTTCAGCACCAAGCACAGCTTTACCGCCGAAGTGATTGAGGAAAGTGAAGTTGGCGTTATCGAGCAGAAGGATCTGGAGATTCTGATCTGCCAGCATTGTGATTTTGCGATAGACTTTATGAAATGGATGGGTATCCATCACCGTCTCACCCAGACCAAATTCCGTGATCTGATGATGTACGGCAAGCCAGGCGCACTCTGCTCCACGCTGATCCGGCTGGGCAATACCTATGGGGAGAAGTCCGGGGACAGCATTCTGATCAACAAAAAAATTACGCATACGGATCTCTCCAACATGATCGGTGCTACCCGTGAGAGCGTCAACCGGATGCTGAGCGATCTGCGTAAAAAAGATGCTGTGGAATATGAGAACGGCATGATCGTCATCAAGGATCTTTCGATGCTTCAGGACATCTGCCACTGTGAATTATGTCCGAACGAAATTTGCCGCATTTAA
- the pgmB gene encoding beta-phosphoglucomutase, with the protein MLEHMKGAIFDLDGVIVDTAKYHYLAWRSLAADLGFEFTEAHNERLKGVSRMRSLDILLEIGGLEFDEAEKAAMAERKNRRYVDYISRLDDSELLPGVREYLGRLKERGIGIALGSASKNAVFILDKLKITGLFDAVVDGNTVSRAKPDPEVFQTACRRLGLQPTDCVVFEDAEAGVTAAKAAGMRVVGIGKREKLAAADVVITGLHEL; encoded by the coding sequence ATGCTGGAGCATATGAAGGGTGCAATCTTTGATTTGGACGGTGTGATTGTAGACACGGCCAAATATCATTATCTGGCCTGGCGCTCGCTTGCCGCAGACCTTGGGTTCGAATTCACGGAGGCGCATAACGAAAGGCTGAAAGGGGTCAGCCGTATGCGATCACTTGATATTCTGCTGGAGATCGGCGGCCTGGAATTCGATGAAGCGGAGAAGGCGGCAATGGCCGAACGTAAGAATCGGCGATATGTAGACTATATCTCGCGCTTGGATGATTCGGAGCTGCTGCCGGGTGTCCGCGAATATCTCGGCAGGCTTAAGGAGCGGGGGATAGGCATTGCTCTGGGCTCTGCCAGCAAAAACGCCGTATTCATCCTGGATAAGCTGAAGATAACCGGGCTGTTCGATGCGGTTGTTGACGGCAACACCGTATCCCGCGCCAAACCGGACCCCGAGGTCTTTCAGACCGCCTGCCGCAGACTCGGGCTGCAGCCAACGGATTGTGTGGTTTTTGAGGATGCGGAAGCGGGGGTTACCGCCGCCAAAGCGGCAGGGATGCGGGTGGTTGGCATCGGCAAGCGGGAAAAGCTGGCGGCAGCCGACGTCGTCATAACCGGATTGCATGAATTGTAG
- a CDS encoding formate/nitrite transporter family protein: MFTQSVENIVETAAAKRDKMNESLPKYFLAALLAGAYVGIGIILIFSLGAPLAAVKSPFQPLIMGTSFGIALTLVVFAGSELFTGNNMFFTVSTLAGRTSVWDTVKNWIIVFIGNVAGAVVLALLIRGTGLFSAAPAEHLIFTAAAKKMSLPFSELFFRGILCNWLVCLALWMASRAKSETAKLVLIWWCLFAFIASGYEHSVANMTLLSVAVLLPNHPETVSLAGWFHNMIPVTLGNIVGGGVFVGMAYWLISPVRAARPGVVSGTKKQVS; encoded by the coding sequence GTGTTTACGCAAAGTGTGGAAAATATCGTAGAGACGGCAGCAGCCAAACGTGACAAAATGAATGAAAGTCTGCCGAAATATTTTCTTGCCGCATTGTTGGCCGGAGCATATGTAGGTATTGGTATTATTCTGATTTTTTCGCTGGGAGCACCGCTGGCGGCGGTCAAATCGCCTTTTCAGCCGCTGATTATGGGGACGTCCTTCGGGATTGCCCTGACGCTGGTGGTCTTCGCCGGCTCGGAGCTGTTCACCGGGAACAATATGTTTTTCACCGTAAGCACCCTTGCCGGCCGGACCAGCGTGTGGGATACAGTGAAGAACTGGATCATCGTCTTTATCGGGAATGTAGCCGGTGCTGTGGTTCTGGCTCTGCTGATCCGGGGCACAGGATTGTTCAGCGCTGCTCCGGCAGAACATCTGATCTTCACCGCAGCCGCCAAAAAAATGAGTCTGCCCTTCTCTGAGCTGTTCTTCCGCGGTATTCTCTGTAACTGGCTGGTCTGCCTGGCACTATGGATGGCCTCGCGCGCCAAAAGTGAAACCGCTAAGCTGGTGCTGATCTGGTGGTGTCTGTTCGCCTTCATCGCGAGCGGCTATGAGCACAGTGTGGCCAATATGACGCTGCTGAGCGTAGCGGTGCTGCTGCCTAACCACCCGGAAACGGTCAGCCTGGCCGGATGGTTTCATAATATGATTCCTGTGACCTTAGGCAATATTGTTGGCGGCGGCGTATTTGTCGGCATGGCCTATTGGCTGATTTCCCCGGTGCGGGCCGCACGGCCAGGCGTTGTCAGCGGGACCAAAAAACAAGTAAGCTAG